In the Mytilus trossulus isolate FHL-02 chromosome 1, PNRI_Mtr1.1.1.hap1, whole genome shotgun sequence genome, one interval contains:
- the LOC134721567 gene encoding uncharacterized protein LOC134721567 translates to MSRQQKNIVQTLIFRTSQFYRLVFTLSIKNTDKLILQPNTHTTCLQTVQQTLQTLISLTNVRLTKARLIYLIFTFMHQSHQSIKQLCTKNMYCAICNHEKESNVESWEAYVFCNFGTPFMKTPSNYRELLKEVQSSQMCNIRFSHRSRHFEKCNWGEYTRCNQTGYWTNYNKTIDHACSNYTSLYMGQYRNVFCFMCNTNKQPKMGCTYQDFWKSTGGYRFGSFTGLISLRTHVVVAPVDQCGDKEIYDSLKGVCREVICPSYYQYDKNNNSCEAIFSDMSNQMYEIYYKAVISDNTCTTQSCYIQYAAAVEFAIKVRMMSDLQGLAECGRSHTEWYSDGLTQGNSSNFIVIIKITFAKLSSHDHDRYIKTFASLNEVTIIYKETFVTVNLNITSSMELEFDRTIDKLPRTLPDKDDVECNLSFETISLVSDLFCPRIKVSVDEVVLTGSYLEMPNYNATFVFESVIKIDNDYLFCLYPFLALIRNNTVTRDILTEDTVEEILSLVCSLASIVSLVITLVIYLVLKKLRTIPGINNMMLSLHLLIAHSLYLFGFNATRNDKLCSALGLLTHYFWLASVFWMHICTVHMFRVFFSMKMKPTVKQSKRVVIVYSLYAAIIPVLLVASNITYYLTSDENKKTTGYLGYGGEKCYITLRDMILFTFAIPIGILLVTNIVLFCLVVYKLENLPEVNSNNWKDRNMFVIYTKLTCLTGITWIFGFIYEWIPVSGLSYTFILLNASQGLFIFLSFCCNDRVRSMICVKCRASDTRESSKQTGSTAVYTKAQMHN, encoded by the exons ATGTCGCGCCAGCAGAAGAACATTGTCCAAACATTGATATTCCGAACAAGTCAATTTTACAGACTTGTATTTACCCTCAGTATAAAGAATACGGACAAACTAATCTTACAGCCAAACACTCATACTACATGTTTGCAAACTGTGCAACAGACTTTACAGACATTGATATCATTAACAAATGTACGTCTGACCAAAGCGAGgttgatttatttgatatttacctTTATGCACCAGTCTCAccaatcaataaaacaattgtgtacaaaaaatatgtattgcGCCATTTGCAATCACGAGAAAGAAAGCAATGTAGAAAGTTGGGAAGCGTACgttttttgcaattttggaACGCCTTTTATGAAGACACCCTCAAATTATAGAGAACTATTAAAAGAAGTGCAATCCTCTCAAATGTGCAATATAAGGTTTTCTCATCGAAGcagacattttgaaaaatgtaactGGGGTGAATACACTAGATGTAACCAGACGGGCTATTGGACTAATTATAACAAGACTATAGACCATGCTTGTAGTAATTACACCTCTCTGTATATGGGGCAATACAGAAATGTGTTCTGCTTCATGTGTAATACTAACAAACAACCAAAAATGGGATGTACATACCAAGATTTTTGGAAGTCAACTGGAGGATATAGATTTGGGTCATTTACTGGATTAATAAGCTTAAGAACACATGTTGTCGTTGCTCCAGTGGACCAGTGTGGTGATAAAGAAATATACGATTCTCTTAAG ggtGTGTGTCGGGAAGTCATATGTCCATCTTATTACCAGTATGATAAGAATAATAATTCCTGTGAAGCGATATTCAGTGACATGTCTAATCAAATGTATGAGATTTACTACAAAGCAGTAATATCTGACAATACTTGTACCACTCAGTCATGTTATATACAGTATGCCGCAGCAGTAGAATTTGCAATAAAAGTAAGAATGATGTCGGATCTCCAAGGACTTGCTGAGTGTGGAAGAAGTCATACAGAGTGGTACAGTGATGGTTTGACACAAGGAAACAGTTCAAATTTCATCGTGattatcaaaataacatttGCAAAGCTAAGTTCTCATGACCACGAtcgatatataaaaacttttgCATCATTAAATGAAGTAACGATAATATATAAGGAAACATTTGTAACAGTTAATCTAAATATAACTTCAAGTATGGAACTGGAATTTGACAGAACCATCGACAAACTTCCTAGGACGTTACCAGATAAAGATGATGTGGAATGTAACTTGAGCTTTGAAACCATAAGCTTAGTTTCTGATTTATTCTGTCCCAGAATTAAGGTTAGTGTGGATGAAGTTGTCCTTACGGGCAGTTACTTGGAAATGCCGAATTATAATGCAACATTCGTCTTCGAAAGTGTTATCAAAATAGATAACGATTACCTGTTCTGCTTATATCCATTCTTGGCGTTGATTCGCAATAACACTGTGACTAGGGATATTCTTACGGAAGACACCGTGGAAGAAATATTATCGCTCGTGTGTTCATTAGCATCAATAGTATCTTTAGTCATAACGCttgttatatatttagttttaaagaaACTTCGTACTATTCCAGGAATTAACAATATGATGCTATCTCTACATCTGCTAATTGCACATTCGTTATACCTTTTTGGCTTTAATGCCACCAGAAACGATAAACTATGCTCAGCCCTTGGATTACTGACGCATTATTTCTGGTTAGCATCAGTTTTCTGGATGCACATATGTACTGTTCATATGTTTCGAGTTTTCTTCAGTATGAAAATGAAACCGACGGTTAAACAATCAAAACGAGTGGTAATAGTCTATAGCCTCTATGCTGCTATAATTCCGGTTCTTTTAGTAGCCTCTAATATAACTTATTATTTAACAAGTgatgaaaacaagaaaacaactGGATACCTAGGATACGGGGGAGAAAAATGTTATATAACATTGAGAGATATGATATTGTTTACTTTTGCAATACCTATTGGTATTTTGCTAGtcacaaatattgttttgttttgtttagtcGTTTACAAACTTGAAAATCTCCCAGAAGTGAATTCCAACAATTGGAAAGATAGAAACATGTTTGTTATCTATACAAAGCTGACATGTCTCACCGGGATAACATGGATTTTTGGATTTATTTATGAATGGATCCCTGTATCTGGattatcatatacatttattCTGTTAAATGCATCTCAAGGATTGTTTATATTCTTATCTTTTTGTTGTAATGATAGAGTACGATCGATGATCTGTGTCAAATGTCGAGCTTCGGATACACGTGAATCTTCAAAACAGACTGGGTCAACTGCAGTATACACAAAAGCACAAATGCACAATTAG